The following proteins are encoded in a genomic region of Pikeienuella piscinae:
- a CDS encoding IclR family transcriptional regulator — translation MKESAETGGNIPTNLRLLLVAEEIVRAPGPVTPTEVNQTLGLPKPTIHRLFATLEEGGFIRRDIDGRRYTPGRRLRRMAAGVLSGERLRAARFAILTRLAREIGETCNIAAPDRDAMLYIDRVETAWPLRIQLQVGARVPLYCTASGKMFLSTLSDRHLRGYLASSKRAARTRRSLIEADALMAELMLIRRRGHALDNEEFMEGMVAAAVPVKDKEGRLMSTLSFHAPVQRVAFTEVETHLSLLHAAARELAELVS, via the coding sequence ATGAAAGAAAGCGCGGAAACGGGCGGCAACATCCCCACGAACCTGCGGCTGCTGCTGGTCGCGGAGGAGATCGTCCGCGCTCCCGGGCCGGTCACTCCGACTGAGGTCAATCAGACGCTCGGCCTGCCGAAGCCCACGATTCACAGGCTTTTCGCGACGCTTGAGGAGGGCGGGTTCATCCGCCGGGATATCGACGGACGGCGTTATACGCCGGGCAGGCGCCTCCGGCGCATGGCCGCGGGGGTGCTGTCGGGAGAGCGCCTGCGCGCCGCGCGCTTCGCGATCCTGACACGGCTGGCGCGGGAGATCGGCGAGACCTGCAATATCGCCGCGCCCGACCGCGATGCGATGCTCTATATCGATAGGGTGGAGACGGCGTGGCCGCTGAGGATCCAGCTTCAAGTCGGCGCGCGCGTGCCGCTCTACTGCACCGCGAGCGGAAAGATGTTCCTGTCGACCCTCTCGGATCGGCATCTGCGCGGCTATCTCGCCTCTTCCAAGCGCGCCGCGCGCACCAGACGGAGCCTGATCGAGGCCGACGCGCTTATGGCCGAACTGATGCTGATCCGGCGGCGGGGTCATGCGCTCGACAACGAGGAGTTCATGGAGGGCATGGTCGCCGCCGCGGTTCCGGTGAAGGACAAGGAAGGTCGTCTGATGTCGACCCTCTCTTTCCATGCTCCGGTTCAGCGCGTGGCGTTCACCGAGGTCGAGACGCATCTTTCCCTCCTTCACGCCGCCGCGCGGGAACTGGCCGAGCTGGTCAGCTAG
- a CDS encoding TRAP transporter substrate-binding protein: MRHPIRTAAGGAFAAALALTAGATLAQDKFQMNIQTAVPNSSLYFKLVQDFADQAAAMSGGRLEIKVLPDGAEVAAFEILDAVGNCVVEAGYAWPHYWSGKNPSYVLFSNVPASTGMDQQSLMSWYYNGEGKELYRELTQDIMGIGVVPFLMQPMGPDPLGWFSKPFKNMDEFRSIKYRSPPGIAGKTYNKMGVPAVAMPGGEIVPSAQRGTIDAAEWIGPADDRNLGLSKIWKYYYLQGLHQQTDVGELMICKDFWDGLPADLQAIIETAIIANAQTTQSANLYENALAVKEYEKEGIEMLDTPDEYYQLFIDAQNEVVQEYINDDEFFAKVYKSQADFAELVYPYHSRVQKLYGAVVNGAEKVREANK, from the coding sequence ATGAGACATCCGATCAGGACGGCGGCGGGCGGCGCGTTTGCAGCCGCGCTGGCGCTTACAGCGGGGGCGACCCTCGCACAGGACAAGTTCCAGATGAACATCCAGACGGCGGTGCCGAACTCCAGCCTCTATTTCAAGCTGGTGCAGGATTTCGCCGACCAGGCCGCGGCGATGTCCGGCGGTCGCCTCGAAATCAAGGTGCTTCCCGACGGGGCCGAGGTCGCCGCCTTCGAAATTCTCGACGCGGTCGGCAATTGCGTCGTGGAGGCGGGCTACGCCTGGCCGCATTACTGGTCAGGCAAGAACCCGTCCTACGTTCTGTTCTCCAACGTGCCGGCCAGCACCGGCATGGACCAGCAGAGCCTGATGTCCTGGTATTACAATGGCGAAGGGAAGGAGCTCTACCGCGAACTGACGCAGGACATCATGGGCATCGGCGTCGTTCCGTTCTTGATGCAACCGATGGGCCCGGACCCGCTGGGTTGGTTCTCCAAGCCATTCAAGAACATGGATGAATTCCGCTCCATCAAGTACCGCTCGCCGCCGGGCATCGCCGGCAAGACCTATAACAAGATGGGGGTCCCGGCCGTCGCCATGCCCGGGGGCGAAATCGTGCCCTCCGCGCAGCGCGGCACGATCGACGCGGCGGAATGGATCGGGCCGGCCGACGACCGCAATCTCGGCCTCAGCAAGATCTGGAAATACTACTACCTGCAGGGCCTGCATCAGCAAACGGATGTGGGTGAGTTGATGATCTGCAAGGATTTCTGGGATGGCCTTCCGGCCGATCTGCAGGCCATCATCGAGACCGCGATCATCGCCAACGCCCAGACCACACAATCGGCGAATCTTTACGAGAACGCGCTGGCGGTGAAGGAGTACGAAAAGGAAGGCATTGAGATGCTCGACACGCCGGACGAGTATTACCAGCTCTTCATCGACGCGCAGAACGAGGTCGTTCAGGAATACATCAATGACGACGAGTTCTTCGCGAAGGTCTACAAATCGCAGGCCGACTTCGCAGAGCTCGTCTATCCGTACCACTCCCGCGTCCAGAAGCTCTATGGCGCGGTCGTGAACGGCGCCGAGAAAGTGCGCGAAGCCAACAAGTGA
- a CDS encoding TRAP transporter large permease, whose translation MSEPVLGLISLGLVFIGILTGYPMAFTFIFISLVFGWLGMGDRVISLMQYQFFSLMRNTTLAAIPLFLFMGFILEQSGLMERMFKALRLLLGRVRGSLYVVVLIVATVFAAATGIVGASVTVLGVMAAPIMEKSGYNIRLSAGAIAAGGTLGILIPPSILLIVMGPVVGVPVSDLFTAAIIPGVLLAVIYILYTLIRSYMNPALGPALSDAEIAETNIGGKLLELLLGVIPVVIVIAFTLGVIIAGIATPTDAAASGALASLVLALLYRKMTWAAFKHCVYSTLTMSAMIMFLLGAANFFGAVFSRLGSGNLLTEYLLSLPFSPTVMLLIILAIVFVLGSPLEWIPIVLVIVPIFLPTMVEMGYDPLWFSILVAVTLQTSWLTPPMALSAYFLKGVVPQWKMGDIYLGMTHFVALQLMVVLLLVLFPDIVLWLPRVLG comes from the coding sequence ATGAGCGAACCCGTCCTTGGGCTCATCTCGCTCGGCCTCGTCTTCATCGGAATCCTCACCGGTTATCCGATGGCCTTCACCTTCATCTTCATCTCGCTTGTCTTCGGCTGGCTCGGCATGGGCGATCGCGTCATCTCGCTGATGCAGTACCAGTTCTTCTCGTTGATGCGAAACACCACGCTGGCGGCGATCCCACTCTTCCTGTTCATGGGGTTCATCCTGGAGCAATCCGGGCTGATGGAACGCATGTTCAAGGCGCTGCGGCTGTTGCTCGGCCGGGTGCGCGGCTCGCTCTATGTGGTGGTGCTGATCGTCGCGACGGTTTTCGCCGCGGCGACAGGCATCGTCGGCGCCTCGGTCACCGTCCTCGGGGTGATGGCGGCGCCGATCATGGAGAAATCGGGCTACAACATCCGCCTCTCGGCCGGCGCCATCGCCGCCGGCGGTACGCTCGGCATCCTGATTCCACCCTCGATCCTGCTCATCGTCATGGGCCCGGTCGTCGGCGTGCCGGTCTCGGACCTCTTCACCGCGGCGATCATTCCAGGCGTGCTGCTGGCGGTGATCTATATCCTGTACACGCTGATCCGGAGCTATATGAACCCGGCGCTCGGTCCAGCGCTGAGCGATGCGGAGATTGCCGAGACCAACATCGGCGGCAAGCTGCTGGAATTGCTCCTCGGCGTCATTCCCGTGGTGATCGTCATCGCCTTTACGCTCGGCGTCATCATTGCGGGTATCGCGACGCCGACCGACGCCGCCGCCAGCGGCGCGCTCGCCTCGCTGGTGCTGGCGCTGCTCTACCGGAAGATGACCTGGGCGGCGTTCAAGCACTGCGTCTACAGCACGCTCACCATGTCGGCGATGATCATGTTCCTGCTCGGCGCGGCGAATTTCTTCGGCGCAGTCTTTTCACGCCTCGGCAGCGGCAATCTGCTGACGGAGTACCTCCTCAGCCTGCCTTTCTCGCCAACGGTGATGTTGCTCATCATCCTGGCGATCGTCTTCGTTCTCGGCTCGCCGTTGGAATGGATACCGATCGTCCTTGTCATCGTGCCGATTTTCCTGCCGACCATGGTGGAGATGGGGTACGATCCGCTCTGGTTCTCCATCCTGGTGGCGGTGACGCTGCAGACCTCGTGGCTGACCCCGCCGATGGCGCTATCCGCCTATTTCCTCAAGGGCGTCGTCCCGCAATGGAAGATGGGCGACATCTATCTGGGAATGACCCATTTTGTGGCGCTGCAACTGATGGTGGTGCTGCTTCTGGTGCTGTTCCCGGACATCGTCCTGTGGCTGCCCCGGGTGCTTGGCTAA
- a CDS encoding TRAP transporter small permease subunit, translating into MELTDSQENRIRGVTHWLDMPALIVGKAAAWLIVPMVGALVYEVVSRFGFNQPTMWAYDATFMLYGALFMLGAAYTLGQDSHVRADFLFNVLSPRWQGTIDAVFIVFLFFPAMYFFTMATFDYALTSWQRGERIPTSPMMPIIYPLKTVMPVTGALLLIQGLSELIKSGYTIVTNRHFRARDESLKA; encoded by the coding sequence ATGGAGTTGACCGACAGCCAGGAAAACCGCATTCGCGGCGTCACTCATTGGCTCGACATGCCGGCGTTGATCGTCGGCAAGGCGGCGGCCTGGCTGATTGTGCCGATGGTCGGCGCGCTCGTTTACGAGGTCGTGTCCCGCTTCGGCTTCAACCAGCCGACCATGTGGGCCTATGACGCCACCTTCATGCTCTACGGGGCGCTCTTCATGCTCGGCGCCGCCTATACGCTTGGGCAGGATAGCCACGTCCGCGCCGATTTTCTGTTCAACGTCCTGTCGCCGCGCTGGCAGGGGACGATCGATGCGGTCTTCATCGTCTTCCTTTTCTTTCCAGCGATGTATTTCTTCACGATGGCGACGTTCGACTACGCGCTGACGTCATGGCAGCGCGGCGAGCGGATCCCGACCAGCCCGATGATGCCGATCATCTATCCGCTCAAGACGGTCATGCCGGTGACCGGAGCGCTGCTTCTCATTCAGGGACTCTCGGAATTGATAAAGAGCGGCTACACCATTGTCACCAACCGCCATTTCCGCGCCAGAGATGAAAGCCTGAAGGCATGA
- the tig gene encoding trigger factor, with protein sequence MQVTETLAEGLKREYAMTLAASDLAEKMDAKIDAVRADFQMKGFRKGKAPKPLLKKMFGKNLMGEVVDEAVNEAMRSHFDSSGDTPSQQPEVSITNERFDEGDDLNVTVKYERLPDVPDAEFGEIKLTRLIATVGDAEVDEAVAKLAEQSQSFSPREEGAKAEDGDQVTFDFLGKVDGEPFEGGAAEDYPLVLGSGQFIPGFEEQLAGVVAGEEKAVEVTFPAEYGVEALAGKPAVFECKIKEVAAPAPAEINDEMAKKFGLDDLAALRAQMKERLEAEYKGAARQLLKRELLDALDDAVSFELPEGLVTAEANAIAHQLWHEENPDHKGHDHPEIEPTDEHKTIAERRVRLGLLLAEVGKKAEIEVSEGELNQAIFRQAQQMPGQEKAFFDYVRQNPQMLQQMRAPIFEDKVVDYIVELADVTEKEVTKAELEAAIEALDDE encoded by the coding sequence ATGCAGGTGACCGAAACGTTGGCCGAAGGCCTGAAGCGCGAATACGCGATGACCCTGGCCGCCTCCGACCTGGCGGAGAAGATGGACGCCAAGATCGACGCCGTGCGCGCCGATTTCCAGATGAAAGGCTTCCGCAAGGGCAAGGCGCCCAAGCCGCTGCTGAAAAAGATGTTCGGCAAGAACCTGATGGGCGAAGTGGTGGACGAGGCTGTGAACGAAGCGATGCGATCGCATTTCGACAGCTCTGGCGACACGCCTTCGCAGCAGCCTGAAGTCTCCATCACCAACGAGCGGTTCGACGAGGGCGACGATCTGAACGTCACCGTCAAGTATGAGCGCCTCCCAGATGTGCCGGATGCGGAGTTCGGCGAGATCAAGTTGACGCGGTTGATCGCGACCGTTGGCGATGCGGAAGTCGACGAGGCGGTGGCGAAGCTCGCGGAGCAGTCGCAGAGCTTCAGCCCGCGTGAAGAGGGCGCGAAGGCCGAGGATGGCGACCAGGTCACGTTCGATTTTCTCGGCAAGGTCGATGGCGAGCCGTTCGAGGGCGGCGCTGCGGAGGATTATCCGTTGGTGCTGGGCTCCGGCCAGTTCATCCCCGGCTTCGAGGAGCAGCTGGCCGGCGTCGTAGCCGGCGAGGAAAAAGCCGTCGAGGTCACCTTCCCGGCGGAATATGGCGTTGAGGCGCTGGCGGGAAAACCGGCGGTCTTCGAGTGCAAGATCAAGGAGGTCGCGGCGCCGGCTCCGGCCGAGATCAACGACGAGATGGCGAAGAAATTCGGGCTGGATGATCTCGCCGCGCTCCGGGCCCAGATGAAGGAACGGCTTGAGGCCGAATACAAGGGCGCCGCGCGCCAGCTTCTGAAGCGGGAGCTTCTGGACGCGCTGGACGATGCGGTGAGTTTCGAGCTGCCCGAGGGGTTGGTGACGGCGGAGGCGAACGCCATCGCCCATCAACTCTGGCATGAGGAAAACCCCGACCACAAGGGTCACGATCACCCGGAGATCGAACCGACCGACGAGCACAAGACTATCGCCGAGCGGCGTGTTCGTCTCGGGCTTCTCCTCGCGGAGGTCGGCAAGAAGGCCGAAATCGAGGTCAGCGAGGGTGAGCTCAATCAGGCGATCTTCCGCCAGGCCCAGCAGATGCCGGGGCAGGAAAAGGCGTTCTTCGATTATGTCCGGCAGAACCCGCAGATGCTGCAGCAGATGCGCGCGCCGATCTTCGAGGACAAGGTTGTCGATTATATCGTCGAGCTTGCCGATGTGACAGAGAAAGAGGTCACCAAGGCCGAGCTTGAGGCGGCGATCGAGGCGCTCGACGACGAGTAA
- a CDS encoding group I truncated hemoglobin: protein MKPALAGGVLAAALLLTACDKDMMMEPEAASPSLYQRLGEKPAITAVVDQFVANVAADARINQYFAGADIPRLKAMLVDQICEASGGPCVYKGGDMKSVHDGMGVTDEAFNALVGDLVAALDQFNVPEQEQSELLAVLGGMKGDIVES, encoded by the coding sequence ATGAAGCCGGCGCTCGCGGGCGGCGTGCTCGCGGCGGCGCTGCTGCTCACAGCATGTGACAAAGACATGATGATGGAGCCGGAGGCTGCTTCGCCCTCGCTCTATCAGCGACTCGGCGAGAAGCCGGCGATCACCGCTGTGGTCGACCAGTTCGTCGCCAACGTCGCGGCGGACGCGCGCATCAATCAATATTTTGCCGGCGCCGACATCCCGCGTCTGAAGGCGATGCTCGTGGATCAGATTTGCGAGGCGTCGGGTGGTCCCTGCGTCTACAAGGGCGGCGACATGAAGTCGGTTCATGACGGCATGGGTGTGACCGATGAAGCCTTCAACGCGCTCGTCGGCGATCTTGTCGCCGCGCTCGATCAGTTCAACGTGCCCGAGCAGGAGCAGAGCGAGCTTCTCGCCGTGCTTGGCGGCATGAAGGGCGATATCGTCGAAAGCTGA